The Candidatus Bathyarchaeota archaeon sequence AATTCAAGTCTATAGATATTCTCATATGCAATGAGGGTTCTTCCCAAGGAAGGCCCTTAATGGACATCACATCTGAAGAGTGGGATAGCATTATTGATAGAAATCTTACTACGATATTCCATGCCTTACAGGGGGTATATGACCATTTCAGGGGTAAGGGTGCAGGGACAGTTATCTTGGTCTCATCAATAGCGGGTAGGAGCGGATGTGGAGAAATGGTTGACTACGCCTCCTCCATGGGCGGTGTCCTAGGTATAATGAAAACAGTAAGCAGAGAGTGGTCGAGATGGGGTGTCACATGTTCAGCAGTATGCCCTGGACCCATAGTGGAGAGTGATCAAGGTTTGAACGTGAAGTTTAAGAGTAGATACACACAGACCCAGGTTGAGCTCGCAAGTTTCAGAAACGTCACCGCCGAACAAGTTGCGAGAGTGATCCTCTTCCTAGCGTCGGAGGATGGTAGACCATTAAATGGCCAAGCGATAAACGTCGACTACGGACTCTATCTACATAGCATATGAGGATGATTGGCGATGAGTCGGCTGGAGGGGAAAGTCGCCATAATCACAGGGTCTGG is a genomic window containing:
- a CDS encoding SDR family oxidoreductase codes for the protein MTLPLRFVGKTVIITNAAGSVGLAAAKLFHEEGANVVANDDRVSKLLLLGRSLNSRFKVTSYDLTKSEAGIQLAKEALDEFKSIDILICNEGSSQGRPLMDITSEEWDSIIDRNLTTIFHALQGVYDHFRGKGAGTVILVSSIAGRSGCGEMVDYASSMGGVLGIMKTVSREWSRWGVTCSAVCPGPIVESDQGLNVKFKSRYTQTQVELASFRNVTAEQVARVILFLASEDGRPLNGQAINVDYGLYLHSI